The Sorangiineae bacterium MSr11954 DNA segment AGCAGTTCATGCTCGCCTTCGACAGCGATCTCGCTCCGATCGTCGGGCAGCAGGTCACCTTGAGCGCGAACAACGGCGCCGCGGTGGGGCCGCGCATCGATCTCCTCGAGCAGCGCGCGCGTGCCGCCTTCACGTCGAAGCTGCTCGGCGGCGACGTCAAAGAGTGTGAGCTCGTGGCGCAAGTCGCGCGGGGCGGTGCGATCCAGGGGTACCTGTTCAATCCTGCGGCCGGCACATTTACGCGGGCCGGCGATGGCGCAGTGCTCACGGACGGCGCGCTGCGCGGGCTCGCGGCCACGGCGGGCCAAGAGGTGACGTTTACGTGCGTGCCGCCTGGCTCGGGCGCGCGGATCGCGGCGACTCACTGAGATCGAAGTACGAAAAGAGGTTTGGCGATGCAAAACGAATCATTCTCGCGATGCGTCCGCGGCGCATCGCGAGGACGGTCATGGCGGCGGCCTCGTAGGGATCGCCGGCCGTCTTCTGGCGAAAAACAGCCACGGCATGCGCGTGGTTTGCTCGTAGAGGGATGAGCCGGTATCGACTCGGTTCGGTCGCCAGGACATGGGTGAGGAATCGATGAATCGCTTCTTTTCCAGAGTACCACTCTGCGAGGGGCGGCATCGAGAGAATGGCGTCTTCGGCGAGCAGCGCAGTGAATGCATCGAGATCGCCACATTCCCACGCGCCAATGTAGCGTTGGAGCAACGCTTCCTCGTCGGCGGTCGTCATTTCCGACGCTATGTCGTGGGGCGCGTGCGATTCGATTCCTTTGCGCGCTCGCTGAAGGAGCGAATACACGGAGACAATGGTCGTCTCGAGGAGCTCCGCGATTTCT contains these protein-coding regions:
- a CDS encoding RNA polymerase subunit sigma-70 is translated as MGLESRKAHFEAQLAPYWRPLALHCYRMLGSLQDAEEVAQETMLRAWQRIGEVRASESIRAWLYKIATNACLDALRVRRRRSLPHLVRRARTMGDGAPPHEERWIDPAPDAWFEAEDAEDEREPGPERRTLVRENIGLAFIAALQWLPPKQRATLILSDVLGWRPLEIAELLETTIVSVYSLLQRARKGIESHAPHDIASEMTTADEEALLQRYIGAWECGDLDAFTALLAEDAILSMPPLAEWYSGKEAIHRFLTHVLATEPSRYRLIPLRANHAHAVAVFRQKTAGDPYEAAAMTVLAMRRGRIARMIRFASPNLFSYFDLSESPRSARPSQAART